The Peromyscus eremicus chromosome 8b, PerEre_H2_v1, whole genome shotgun sequence genome contains a region encoding:
- the LOC131918758 gene encoding large ribosomal subunit protein eL39-like: protein MAIVAVMVPGNSPYKIEGLHKTYRIKRFLAKKQKESCPVPQWIQMKTGNKIRYNSKRRHWRRTKRGL, encoded by the exons ATGGCCATTGTGGCAGTGATGGTCCCTGGAAACTCCCCTTACAAAATTGAGGG TCTTCACAAGACTTACAGAATCAAGCGATTCCTGgccaagaaacaaaaggaaagctgTCCTGTTCCTCAGTGGATTCAAATGAAAACTGGTAACAAAATCAGGTACAACTCTAAGAGAAGACACTGGAGGAGAACAAAGCGGGGTCTGTAA